The following is a genomic window from Sphingobacterium spiritivorum.
ATAGCTTTCTTCTTATATGAATTCAGTTTATCACTCTCATTCATCTGCAGCAATTTCACCCCTTTAACGGCATAGAGCCTCACAATCTCAGCCGTACGATCTGTTGAATGATCATCGATAACAATGATTTCCAACAATTCCTTAGGATAATCCTGATTCAATAAGCAATTGATGGTACGCTCGATGACCTGTTCCTCATTGCGTGCCGCAATCAATACCGAAACAGTTGTAGAAGGAGTGGCATCCGAAGTCACAAACGTAGAAATAGAAGCCCATCCATTACGCATATACAGCACTAAAGCGACATACACGATGGTCATTATAATGAGAAAAACGCTAAGACTTGTTATCACTTAAATAATTAACTTTTATTGCAAAAAATGAGCCCAGAATCGCCGGTAAAATCAGATTGACAAACCAGATACAGGAAACAATGGCCATAACAGCAATCTCCTGTGTAGTAATGTAACTATATAAATTACTGGCAACAAAACTCCGGACACTAAAATCAAATAAATCAAGCGAAGGTACGGCAGATTGTATAAAAAACAAGATAAAAATCATCAAAACCATTGATAAAAATGGTAAATCCGGAAGAATTACTTCCATCAGGATGATATATTGTGAAGTGAAGATAATAAACCGGGATAATGACAGCCCAAGAATAACAAAAAGTTCACGTCTGTTATAGTCTTCGAGAACGGAAAAAAAAGGTTGTATTTTTTTAAGAAAGTTAATTCTGCGAACCAGTTTGTCCACCCAGTGTACATTGAAGAAAATTAGGAGAAACACAGCTGAATAGATTATTCCTGCCGCCCATGCAAGAATCTTCATCCCAGGTTGTAAAGAAAGAAATGTCGTCATAAACCAGGCAATACTCAGCGCCCCGAATATACTGGTCAGTACTAGCTGGGCAAAATGCCCGACTCCCATCGCTACTGCTCCGGATGCACGGTTTTCTGCTTTTAAATACATCACCCTACCGCCATACTCTCCTATCCGGTTTGGTGTAAAAATAGCCCATGTAAGACCGCAAAAAACAGCTTCCGTTGCCCTCCACCAACTGATCTGTTCGATACGCCGGCTGATAAACTTCCATTTTACAATCTCCAGAAACCAGTTGCAGAACATCAGGAAAACAACAGCAATCAATACTCCGGTAACCAGATTTTTGTCCAGTCCTTTCATCAGGAGCTTGAATTCATAAAGATTATGCTGATTGCTGACTTTAGAATATATATACCACCCCGCTAATAGCAGAACAGCAATCTTGATAATTAAATTGAGATATTTCCGGGTATTATTTGTCAAAATAGTTTGTTGCGAACGGCACAATTTTACTAATTTTTAATGACATCCCGTTAAGTTAATTCACAAAAGAAAAACGTAATATTGTACCAGCATGCAAAAGGAAAAGACTAAAGAGCGTATTATTCTGGGAATTGATCCGGGAACTGTGGTGTTGGGCTATGGATTGTTAAAGGAAACCGGCAAAAAAATATCCCTTATTTCTCTGGGTGTTATTAAAATGGGACACCTTGACGATCATGCCTTGAAACTGCAGCGTATCTTTAAGAAGACTTCTGCTCTTATCGAAGAATACAAACCTGACTGTGTAGCCCTTGAAGCTCCCTTTTATGGTAAAAATATTCAGGTGATGCTCAAATTGGGTCGTGCTCAGGGGGTAGCTATGGCAGCAGCACTGAATCATGATATTCCTATCTTCGAATATTCTCCCCGTAAGATAAAGCAATCCGTGACTGGTAATGGTAATGCGACAAAAGAACAGGTCGCAGCCATGCTAAAAACTTTACTGAGCTTTAACGAAACTCCCGAATTTCTTGATGCCACAGATGGCCTGGCAGTTGCGGTCTGCCACTCTTTCCAACAAAATACGTCTTCTTCCGGAACATCAAAAAGTTACAGCGGATGGGAAGCTTTTATCAAAGACAACGAAAAACGTGTCAAATAGATTTATAACTGTACCTGCCGGATCACATTCTTCACATTCAGCTCTATGATATCTGTCATAGACTTACACTTGAGATACTGCTTATTATCGTGAAATTCGGCATATCCCTCTTTCAGACGGTTGATATTCTCTACTGAAGATAGTTGTTGGGTCTTGGAAGCATCACGCAGGTCTGCGATACGATGACGCTCGCTTCTTACCCTGTGTACAATAGATGATCGCTCTTCCTGTTGATACTGAGATACAGTGCGGTCATTGAGATAATCCATACAGATCTTCACATACGGGAAATTTTCTTTAAAAAACTGGGGCATATATACTTTAGGATTGCCCTCATAAAACTGCTGGTCAAAATCTATTGCCCGTATACGGAACTGGAAATCGTCAAAATCTGGTGTAATCTGCATCACAAAATTGTAAGCCCTCATATCTCCAAGTAAGGTAATAATACATCTTTCATTGAATTTTACAAATTCCTTGGCAATACGGGTCATATTATAGTCCGGGGAGTACATTCGGGATTTAGTAAATACATCTCCGGGAATACCTACAATATGCTCTTCGACCAATGTTTCGTGATCAACCAGATAATTGACCTGATTGGGAGACAAGATTTCCTCTAATTCCAATCCATAGATGCGCGAGGCATCCGCCTGCTTTATATAAAAGTAATCGTATACATCGTTCAACCGATTGACAATACGGATACGGAAAGGTCTCGTATTTCCGAATGCGCAGTACTCTATACGATCTATATACTTGTGCTGGACTATTCGGGTATTTCCGGAAGCTTTGAGCTGTGCATAGATTATTTTGAGTCCTTCATACAACTGATCCTGTAAATACGGCGGATACAGGGGTGTTTCCCAAAAGGTATCATTTCCGTATTTATCCATTACGGGAACGGTTTCTGTAAACGTTAATAAATCTTTATAGGCGATAGGCAATTTACCATCCCGTTGGTACATTTTCAGATATTTATGCAGTCCGGATCCTACCGGAAATATCGGCTTCTTCCTTGATATCTTTACGTCATCGTATTCCATGCCTGTATTTTTTATAAATATACTGATTTAATAGACTTGGACTACTAGTAATTTTTTTAAACTAATGACATATTAATTATGAAATTAATACCTCAATAACCAAAAATCTTATTATTTTTGTAAAATTATCAAGAATATCAAATAAAAGAATTGAAAAAAGAATACGCTATAGTTGAAAGGGACTTAAAAACAATCACCTGTAGTACTAACCACATATAGACCAGGATATTTTTGAATGAAAAACTTACAATTTAATTGTGATGAAAGCCGTAGAAATCTACGATCTTTCATCCTGTCACATATATAAAGATCTTAACAAAGACATATTTTAAACACAAATACAGGATTTATGGAAAATAATTATTCCAACTACGATTTAGATACACTAGACATCCAGATCTTGTCCATATTAATGGAGGACGCTTCGATTCCGTACACCGAAATAGCTAAAAAATTAATTGTTTCCGGCGGAACCATACACGTTCGTATGAAAAAAATGGAAGAACTTGGAATCATCCGTGGTTCTAATCTGATTATCAATCCTCAAAAAGTAGGTTTTGATATCACTGCATTCTTAGGTATCTATCTGGATAAAGGATCTCAATATGCCGATGCTGTAGAACAATTAAAGAAAATCAAAGAAGTAGTTGAGTTACATTATTGTACAGGTCAATACAGTATCTTTGCGAAAATTATCTGCCGGGATACCGGACACTTACGTAAAGTCCTGAATGAGGATATTCAATCTGTAAAAGGTATTCAGCGCACAGAGACTATCATCTCGCTGGAGGAAAGTATTAAGAGACAGATCAGTCTGATCTAAAAAAAGAAATACATCCAAAAAGCGCCATTAGTAAATATTAATGGCGCTTTTTTTAATGTACGATTTGATCTAATATCTGTATATAGAGAGGAATTCCCTGTTCTATTTCATGGACATAAATATATTCGTCTGCCATATGCGAACGTGCAGAATCCCCTGGTCCCAGTTTTAAAGAAGGTATACGTAATAATGCCTGATCGCTCATCGTCGGCGAACCGTACGTATGGCGTCCTAATGCTGTACCGGCTTTCACAACCGGATGATCTTTAGGAATAAAAGAAGAAGTAAGACGTGTAGATCTTGCTTTGACAGATGATCGTACATGTTGCTGAATAATGGCCAGCGTTTCTTCATTACTGTAAGCATCAGTCGTACGCACATCGACCACAAAAGAACAGGTTGACGGCACTACATTATGCTGGGAACCCGCATTTATCTGAGTAACTGACATCTTTACAGGACCCAGACTTTCTGATTCTTTAGGAAAACGAAAAGTTCTGAACCATTCGATATCCGGCATTGCTTCATAAATAGCATTTACACCTTCTTCCCTTGCAGCATGACCGGCTACACCCTCTGACTCACAGTCCAGCACCATCAAGCCCTTTTCGGTAATGGCGAGATCCATAAGTGTAGGTTCACCTACTATTGCAAAATCCAGACTTCCCAAATCTTCTACGATAGCAGATATACCGTTGAGTCCTGAGATTTCTTCCTCTGCTGTCGCTGCGAAACAAAAATTATATCGCAGATCCTTTTGTTCATAAAAGTGCAGGAATACGGCAATAAGAGATACCAGACAACCGCCTGCATCATTACTCCCGAGACCAAAAAGTTTATCACCGATAATCTCAGCCTGAAAAGGATCTCTGGAATATCCGGGATTCGGTTTTACTGTATCATGATGTGAATTCAGCAAAATAGTAGGCTTACCGGCATCGTAAAAGCGGTTATATGCCCAGATATTATTTCCCTTTCGATGCGTCTTTACAGCATATGACTCCAGATAGCGTTGAATATGATCTGCAGTATCGGCTTCCTCCCTGCTTAAAGACGGAATACGAATCAGCTCCTGCAACAGACGAATACTTTTATCGATCAGGGTCAGCATATTACTCATTATATAA
Proteins encoded in this region:
- the ruvC gene encoding crossover junction endodeoxyribonuclease RuvC, coding for MQKEKTKERIILGIDPGTVVLGYGLLKETGKKISLISLGVIKMGHLDDHALKLQRIFKKTSALIEEYKPDCVALEAPFYGKNIQVMLKLGRAQGVAMAAALNHDIPIFEYSPRKIKQSVTGNGNATKEQVAAMLKTLLSFNETPEFLDATDGLAVAVCHSFQQNTSSSGTSKSYSGWEAFIKDNEKRVK
- a CDS encoding M20 family metallo-hydrolase, with the protein product MSNMLTLIDKSIRLLQELIRIPSLSREEADTADHIQRYLESYAVKTHRKGNNIWAYNRFYDAGKPTILLNSHHDTVKPNPGYSRDPFQAEIIGDKLFGLGSNDAGGCLVSLIAVFLHFYEQKDLRYNFCFAATAEEEISGLNGISAIVEDLGSLDFAIVGEPTLMDLAITEKGLMVLDCESEGVAGHAAREEGVNAIYEAMPDIEWFRTFRFPKESESLGPVKMSVTQINAGSQHNVVPSTCSFVVDVRTTDAYSNEETLAIIQQHVRSSVKARSTRLTSSFIPKDHPVVKAGTALGRHTYGSPTMSDQALLRIPSLKLGPGDSARSHMADEYIYVHEIEQGIPLYIQILDQIVH
- a CDS encoding lysylphosphatidylglycerol synthase domain-containing protein encodes the protein MTNNTRKYLNLIIKIAVLLLAGWYIYSKVSNQHNLYEFKLLMKGLDKNLVTGVLIAVVFLMFCNWFLEIVKWKFISRRIEQISWWRATEAVFCGLTWAIFTPNRIGEYGGRVMYLKAENRASGAVAMGVGHFAQLVLTSIFGALSIAWFMTTFLSLQPGMKILAWAAGIIYSAVFLLIFFNVHWVDKLVRRINFLKKIQPFFSVLEDYNRRELFVILGLSLSRFIIFTSQYIILMEVILPDLPFLSMVLMIFILFFIQSAVPSLDLFDFSVRSFVASNLYSYITTQEIAVMAIVSCIWFVNLILPAILGSFFAIKVNYLSDNKS
- a CDS encoding Lrp/AsnC ligand binding domain-containing protein, producing MENNYSNYDLDTLDIQILSILMEDASIPYTEIAKKLIVSGGTIHVRMKKMEELGIIRGSNLIINPQKVGFDITAFLGIYLDKGSQYADAVEQLKKIKEVVELHYCTGQYSIFAKIICRDTGHLRKVLNEDIQSVKGIQRTETIISLEESIKRQISLI